CATACACaacccaccccacctccctcctcgGCAAAGTCACTTACCTCTCCCCAGGCCAGAAAGTTGATAGAAATGATAAGATTATCATTTCTAGAGGCAGATGAGTCTCACTTGCCCCACCTGACCTCAGAGcacctctcctgcttctcctatCCCAGTCTGACCCCCAGGGCTCCCTCAGACCActgtatgcacacatatacacacatacatactcacacacatgcacatacacaatgCACACCTCCTCAGACAGCAACACACTTCCCTCCCTCAGTATAGAGCAGTTGATCCCTATTCTGGGGTCCCTAGAGCAAAGCCTCTCCTAAGCTGGAGGGCACCGTGGAACAATAtgaaagcaggggagggggaaggtgggTGTCTGAGCTTATCCACTCCATACTGGATGACCCTGGACATATCACTGTGGTCATCTGTTTCCAAAGCCAATAGAGCAATACATCGTTATGGTAACTATTAATCGTGTCCCAGTCAGGGGGAGGGGTGTCTCGGTCAGCTTGGGcctccataacaaaataccatacatGGATGCTGAAACAACAGAGATGGATTTCTTAGTTTCTTGgtgctggaagtctgagatcagggttcCAGCATTGCTGGCTTCTGACATCTTCCAGGCTTGTGGACAGCTGCCTTCCTGCTCTGTCACCTCATGGAGAAGAGCGatcatctctccctctttttttaaaagatttatttgtttcacagagatcacaagtaggcagagaggcaggcagagagaggggggaagcaagctccccgctgagcagagagcccgatgtggggctcgaccccaggaccctgggatcattacttgggctgaagacagaggctttaaccaattgagtcacccaggcaccccgagatcatCTCTCATATCTTCTCACATAAGGGCACTAATCAAATCATAGGAGTTCCACCCTTGTGACCTAATTACCTTCAAAACATTCTCTCCTGGAATGCCAtcacacggggggggggggggggcagggaggaggagggcttcCACACAGGAGTTTGGTCAAGGCTTAAACACTGAGTCCATAGCAGGAGGACACATTCAAGCAAACTGCCTCCAGGGCTGTTGTCGGGGAAGCAGTGTCCGGATGCGGGAAGGTATAGATCTGCTCTTCTATGTGGATCAAACCCCACTTGGAGACCTGCACTCTGCCCTGGGGTCTTGTCCACAAAAGAACATGACAAATAAACCACAGACAGATGAGGTGCAAGGGAAAAGCTTTCTGAAGCCAGGACCAGGAGGAGCCACCGGATGGGAAAGGCTGGAGGAGGCTGCTACAGACAGGGGCgtgggaggaggggacagggaggaggtcAGGTCCGTGGGACTggtcacatgaaaaaatgatgtTGGGACCAAGCCCCTCCCATCAGCACTGAGATGGCACCCCAGGTCCTCAGAAGGTATCCTGGAAGTGGGACAGTGGCCTGTGTCTGAGCCACAGCCAAGGACCATGGTAAGTCCAGACTTCTGCACTGCCCATGCTTCTTCCCTAGTTGACTTGGGGAGGCATACCTGTTTTTTTgctgctccctccttctctgtgctCTAAAGAAGGTGGTATAGAATGTCTCCCAGGAAACATTCGCCACCCattatctcttttattcttcaTAACCATCCTCTGAGACCTggattatcattcccattttgttgaggagaaaatggaggctcagagaaactTTCAACTTGCCCGAGGCACTAAACTAGGAGCATCAGAGCCAGGATTTAGGAGCATTCTGTGTGACCATGAAGTCCATTTTTTGGCATGCCAACAAGCAAGTACCTCTCtgaccctcttcttcctcctctctcccatgCAGGCAGCCAACTGGCATGGAACACGGCCATCTCCTTGGTGATCTTTGTGTGGCTGTCTTCTGCCTTTTGGGCAGCACTGCCCCTCCTGGGCTGGGGCCGCTATGACTATGAGCCTCTGGGAACGTGTTGCACCCTGGACTACTCCCAGGGGGACAGGTGAGGTGGGAGCAGCTTCAAGGCTCCCTTCCTTGGGAATCTTTGCTTTGAGTTCTTATAACAACAGTGTCACAGCTGAAAATTCACATGGGGAAATGTCAACATGTGACAGATAATCTCAACTCCTTGGTCATGATACCCACTTGCAAGTGGACAGTGGGACTAGGGAAAGCCCATTCTGCAAGCCGGACAGCTAATGGGCATGTGATGCAAATAATTAAATACTAACAAATATAAAGTTGTGCCCCAAAAGAGGTATTACCCAGTGAGCTGTTGGCCTGTGTGAGTCACTGAATCACAGTCAGCAGTCACTGAGCCCCATGACCCCTTTGCCGTCTTCAGTGCAGCCAGGCTGTTCCAGCTCCAACTTGATCAGTTTCTTAAGGGAGTTGTGTCCTTTGTTCAGTACAAAGAATGTTAAGGTCTTTGCATTGGGAGGGACCTCCTTGGCATAGAGTTTAGTTCTTGagtttcctgagcacctgctgtgagcCAACCCCTGGGCCAAGCCCTAGAGAGACAAGATTGATGCATGATGGCTCCCACCATCATGGAGCATGTGTCCAGTACTGCCCCATCCATGTGGCTCTGGAGACACCAGGGCCTAGAGAGACCCTTTAGGGGACATCTTGGGGAGGAGCCACATAGGCTCCAGCCCCGCTCTTTCTTCTACTAGAGCCGTGTTGCATTCATCGGCTTTACATGTCTACTCATGACCTATCTGCCCCTGATGATAGGCTTTCCAGGTGAAACCTGCTTGAGACCCCAAGTCTGGTACAATTGTCCTTCCAGGACACTCCCTACAGGTGTCCTCCTGGCCAGTGTCCAGTTCTCTGGCAGCCTTTCCTCCTACTCCTCCCTATTGGGCAGCACCAAGGTAACACAGTCTTCCCTTCACAGAATGGGAGACTAACTTCCTGGGACTCCCACCTGTTCCTGATCAGCCCTCCCACTTTCCCATGACCCTTCCTGGGACCCCAGACTCTCCTGTGGTCCTTTCAGTGATTTCTTCATTGACACTGTCCAGTCTCTTTGTCATCTCCAGAGCCCTTTCAAGTCCCTGTGCCAGGAGCATTCCTTGAATGATCCTTCCTCTTGGTCCACTTGGTAAACCATATTTTCCAAACTGAAGTGTCCTATTATCCATGCTTGGAGCATATACAGAAAGCAGGCCTGAGTACCTGAACTGCCTAACAGAAAGCTGAAGTAGGACTCCCCCTCATCTCAGCCCTCTGGCTCTTAAAGGCAAGTTCAAGAAGGACCTAGTGTCTCCCTGTCTCTAAGGGGAGTCTGTGTGGGACCTGGGTGCAACTGCACTCAGAGCTTTTGTCTGATGAGAACAGTTCCTCACATGTGGCTGTCTAGGGTGAAGGCTAATACGCCTTCAAGGGCAGCTgacctccccccatccccagagaTGACCCTGACTCCTCTACCCCCTCTGCCTGCAGAAACTTCATCAGCTTCCTCTTCACCATGGCCCTTTTCaacttcttcctgcctctcttcatCACAGTCATATCATATCAGCTCATGGAGCAGAAACTCAGGAAGACGGGCCACCTCCAGGTGAGGATCAGTGCCAGAGAGGAAGAaatccctctgtccctctcaagGAACATGACTGATGTGAGAGACAGTAGTTAGgggttttctgtgttttcagtgatcaggaaaaaaattcaatgttCACAGAGCTTGGGCTGTTGGGTCAGGAATGTCCCCTCCCCATTGCTGGGCATTGCCAAGACCCAGGAGGAAGGGTCAGGACTGCTCAGACTTACCGGACCCCAGAACCTTGAGAGTCAGGGCACCCTGCCAGACCCCATTCATGCTGTCACATTTCATTCTTTCCAAGGACATAGGGGTAGGCACAGAATgacatactttttaaatattccttttaaatcGCTCCAAGATGTTTCATTTAATCACAGACTGTTATCCAGAACATAAAATCACACTTGCAAGCACATTTGTCCAAGAAAaacaatctttcaaaaaaaaaaaaaaagccctcctgGCCATTCCTGAATTTCTGCATTAATAGTCCCTTTCTACAATTTTCTTTTGTCCCCTTGACAATCTTTAGCAGATGAGCCATAATAAGCACCCaagtttcaaaagaaaaccagatacTAATACTACTTTTCTGTGTATGAAGACATTCCATCTTTGCAACTACTCTCTAAAGAAGGTTTTGTTATCACTTTGCCACAGGCTAGAAAATTGAGGCTATAATAAGGGCTTGTTAAGTAACTAGCTACAAGCCGGGAAGCTAGTAATAACAGAATTGGATCAAACCCAGGCCTGGGACTCCATGACCCAAGTGGTCATAGTGCATAAAAGAAACATTCAATCTTTGTTGAGACACTTAATCTgccacattattattattattattttgtccttGTGAATTGGGAAAGGACTGTACAAATCGATTTTAGCCAGAGATCCAGGTTGCTCAGAGTCAGTGGGAGGACGAGAGCTGGGCCGAGACAGGAATCCTGCTTGGCTCTGggctcctgctcccctgcccctcaccgCCTCGGGGCTGTCCTCCACGCTGCCTGCCCAAGCACTACCTGGGTGCCCAAAGTCGCCCACGTTTACTGGAAATCCAATCGGCCAGGAGACAGGGCTGCCACACCGGTGTGCTTTTTTCCTCTCCGTGGCCTGTCGTGAAACCATCAGTTCCCCCAGCATCAGCAGAGGCCGCGGCGTGTGGGCCAGGGACCTCGGTCAAGGGCAGGCCGGCCTCCGGCGGTGCTGCGGCCTCAGTGCTCTGCTCCTCCGGCCTCAGCTCCTCCCGGAGACCCTCTGTCAGTGCGaagcacagttttgtttttttcttttcttttcttttcttttctttttggaatgagGGAGGGGCAACTCAAGAGAATAAATGTCTCCCaactaacatatttttatttcataaaagaaatgtgCCCTCTTTCAACTTAAGTCACCTTCTTCGTTAAAGGGAGACGCAAAGAGAAAATAGGCACTGATTTCCAGCTGCAGCATTTTAACATCTGAATGTGCGGGGGAAGCCTTAACCCCAGCTTCCATCCTGAGAATAGATCGCAAGTCTTACACCTTCCTGTGGCCAGAGGCGGCACCACAGGGCTCGCTCCCCGGGTTGTCTCACACCTTGCAAAGCCGCTTTGAACCGGGGACAGGTAGATCCACCAGGTGACTGCAGCTGCCGCAGGCTGATGGCAAgcgggttctgggactgagctgTGAAGGCAGCTCAGCCTGGGGAACCTCGCTCACCCAGCCGCACTCACGGAGCCCAGAGTTCCTCAGAAAGAGCGTGGACCAGGAAGGGAGCTCATTATCCAACCCCTAGTCCCTGCCTCCAGGTAAGTGAAGCATTATCAAACCATTTTTGCAAACAAGACAACTGAGGTCAAGTGAAGTTAAATGGCAGGTTTAGGGTCACACAGCTTACCTGCCAGAGAGGTCCATCTGACCTCAAGCTCCTCTGCAGGCTCAGCACCTTCCCACAGCTGGGTCACACAGTCCCCCGGCCCTGCTGAGTGCCCACCTGGTCCCTCCCCGTGGGGGGATGCAGCCAGCGAGAGCAACTCAGCGCCTCTCTCCCGTGACCGTCTCTCCGCAGGTGAACACCACTCTGCCCGCCAGGACGCTGCTGTTCGGCTGGGGCCCCTATGCCCTCCTGTATCTCTCTGCAACGATCGTGGATGTGAGCTCCATCTCCCCCAAGCTGCAGATGGTATGGAGCCCGCCCGGACCCAGAGTTAGAACTCActccatctctgtgtctctctgtcttgcaccatctctctttcctgccttctggcctcctgggagtcttttcctttttccttagaaCACCCATATTGCACTGGGAATTTGCTTTTCTTGGGGGCCACATGGGGCTGCTGCTTGACATTGCCACCCATGAGAGGACAGGGACAGCCCCACTCTGGGACCAAGGCTGAGACTGGTGCTCAGGACGGGGGGTGCTTCCATGCTTCATCTGCCAACTGGTCAAGGAGGCCTTGGGAGTTGCAGAATCCAGCCTAGGACCGATAACTGGTGGCTGTGGCGTGCGGGGTGAGGGTGGGACTGGGGTCACCAAGTGGGACCAGGGAGAGATGCTGAGGCTGTGAGGCTTCTTCCCTGAACTTTTCTGTCCCAACAGGTGCCTGCCCTCATTGCCAAAACAGTGCCCACGATTAATGCCATCAACTATGCCCTGGGCAGTGAGATGGTCCACAAGGGCATTTGGCAGTGCCTCTCACCCCAGAGAAGCGAGCAGGATCGAGCCCGGTGAGGTTCTCTGGGGGGCTGCTCAGACCCAGGCCCACTCCAACACCCTGGACTGAGCCCCATGCTAGGAGGCTGCCCCAGAGTCCTGCCCAGCAGCCTCAGAAGCCAAGCTCCAGACACTCATtcacacccctccccaccgcaCGGAGATGGCCCTGTTGGGTGTGGCCCTCAGTCAGACATGGGGGATTCAGAGAGCACCCAGACAACATGGGAGGACCTGGAACTTTGGAACCAGACAGACCTGAGTTTCCATCACAGCCCTCCAAACGGAGGCTGAgagaccttgggaaagtcactccCTCTGAACTGAGCTTCCTGACCAACAACATAAGGACTCCACTGGGCTGCTGTGAGGTTTAAGCAAGATAATGCGTACTCACCACGCACAGGGAACTTCACTAAAACAGCTGTCAGGGCTCTGAGTCTTACATAGAAAGGCATGAAAGCTCCTGGTTTCTTATGGGAGGGCCACTCAGGCAGTCAGTGTTCCAATGCCACTTATTAAATTGAGATCTGGTGCAAGCGACCGTGTCTGTGTATGCATCTGTTTCCTGGCTTGGGAGCGGTGGTGACCAGCATGGTgacttcactgtgcagaagggACCAGAACATCACATGGTGCATTAAGCGTTCACTGACAGCCACCGGCACCCGCCAGCCAATGACAGCCAGCTGCATGCTGTTTAGTTGCCatcattaaaaaatcaagataatgTATTTAAAAGCCCAGATGTCTGAAGATAAGGTCTGAGGGAGGCTCCATGGTGACAGTCTGTAGAACTCGGGGCAGCTCTGCCCTTTGCCTGGGGCTTGTCCCCTTCCATCAGTGACAGCTTGTATGTTCCCTGCAGAACCTATAGGCATCTGGGTTTGTGACAGTGGTGGGGTCCCCAATCCTGGATGGACATCTGCACCTCCAACAGAGTCCGCGTTTCAGGGGCAATGTGTGGCAGGTGTACAGACGTTGGGGTGGGGAGCATTGTCCCAGAGGGAAATGGAGGTGGTTGGCCAGGAGGTAGTGGGTTCTGCAGAAGGTCTGATGATGGAGAACCGGCTGCCCCAGGCACCCAGGATGCAGGGAAAATGAAAGTTCAACCCGTAGATGCTGAGCAGGGAAGAAACAGGATAGGGTGGTCACGCGAACAGCATCTGGGGGCCCTGTGTGCCAGCACCTGCCTCTCAGCTTTGCAGATGCGGAAAATCAGGTCACATAAGCATGACTCATAAGAAGTCTGCACTCCGCagaggctggctcagtcattttgCAAAACCACGTGAAATGGAGAGGAAAGCAGCTGTCCCACAGCCCTGTTTTCtagaccatgccctgagctgcGTGCTGTAGAGACAGGAAGCCATTCAGCCTCAATCCAGTGACCAGTCAGATTCCTAGTCATAGGCCCTGCAGTGGGAACTGAGAGGGGGAGTCCTGGGGCCTGAGCTGGGTTTACACACAGGCTGAGTGGGTGGCCACAAAGGTGACAGTGTCCAGAGTCCAGAGATACTGGCCCTTCCCCCACAGTCCACGAGTCCTtaaattgtctttatttaaaGAGGACCCACCCTTCACTCCACCGTTAAAGACACTAACCCCGAAAGGTGGGACaagagaacacagaagagaagggaaggacacCCAGActcagagagagaagtggggagatgAAAAGGCTGAAGATGCCCAGCAAGAGTAGCCAGTGTCCCCACACAGACTCTGCCCCTACCTGTGATCAAAGAGGTGCGGGGCAGGTTGGCCACGCATGGTCATAGCTCCTGCCCTGTATCCCAAGCTTGTGTAGAGGGGAGAAGGTGGGCTCCGTGCATGTCCACCCAGGACTGGGTTGGCAGAAGATAGCAGGGACTGAAGCAGCACCCCATGGGGAATGACCAAAGCCCTATGGGAAGCCCCAAGCCTATTTACACCCCCACCTCTCACCCACGGAATGGGTTTAGGGCACCTTTGAGCTTTACTGCCCATGTCCCAAAGCACTTTCAGGATCTCAAGTCCTTGTGGACACTATGTGCAGAACCTCTCCTCTGCCCTACTTGCCACCACCCACCAGCACCCACCCTGCCCTTCCATGGAGCCACTCACTCCCAGGCCAGAGGGCAAAAACAATGGCTGGGTCCTTTCCGACACCCAACTCCctgcaagactccatcccagggacAGGCACTGGGCTGGGAGAGGAGTTAGAGCTGTTTCCTGGAAAAGTCAGCACCTGAAAAAAGTTAGAGCACAGCCCCCAAAGCCCTGGAAGCTTCTGGGGCTCCCCCTCCTCTgccaaagcccccccccccaagacccATTCACGGTACTCAAAATGCCTGCTGATTTTCTCCATGTTCACTGTAGACTACGTTGGGAACTTCCACAGTTGGGAAAACATATGAAGAAATCAGTAACTTCTGTCTCCTTGACGTGTGTGTTTCCTGGACcctttctgttcattgatttcagtgagcgcacccccccccccacctctcctgcctccccaggcTCGGGTTGAGCAATCTACCCCCCAACCAACCCACCCTGTTCCTTTCCTCCATGTGTGTATGTGGCCTCCAGTGCCACTAGTAGGGACAATGCTCTACTTCCCCCACACAGACACAACTGGCTTTGGGAGACATGCCAGCCTTGTCCCCCAGCCCACACCATCCATCACTATTGCCATCATGCTCTCCCCAAGCTCCTTTTGGACCACATGGT
Above is a genomic segment from Mustela nigripes isolate SB6536 chromosome 4, MUSNIG.SB6536, whole genome shotgun sequence containing:
- the RGR gene encoding RPE-retinal G protein-coupled receptor; this translates as MAESGSLPTGFGELEVLAVGTVLLVEALTGLCLNSLTILSFCKMPELRTPTHLLVLSLALADSGISLNALVAATASLRRSWPYGSDGCQAHGFQGFVTALASICSTAAVAWGRYHHYCMRSQLAWNTAISLVIFVWLSSAFWAALPLLGWGRYDYEPLGTCCTLDYSQGDRNFISFLFTMALFNFFLPLFITVISYQLMEQKLRKTGHLQVNTTLPARTLLFGWGPYALLYLSATIVDVSSISPKLQMVPALIAKTVPTINAINYALGSEMVHKGIWQCLSPQRSEQDRAR